In Canis lupus familiaris isolate Mischka breed German Shepherd chromosome 24, alternate assembly UU_Cfam_GSD_1.0, whole genome shotgun sequence, a single genomic region encodes these proteins:
- the LOC102152383 gene encoding uncharacterized protein LOC102152383 has translation MDVATRHDPEEPGGASSFSGPGETVRFPPAEPPPKTMTRAQRPQLGSQLSALCPPSSTHLPPFPPGAAGRTGTVTQESGRQGACPPFPPPSLPRPSLHIRAGVWAGGRAGASLGCHRGPSHLTFIWAPAKGILPAGQTLHVDSYWRRREQERPPQPCDPARRVQGLSPPSSAGLRGPEKLFHLLGSPSRPGIAGLWCLQRQCPFGKSKAAGWVEPSLHQCRQTTRFPRHLPGRAADLSPNFRAGLTLLSLALRPTPRNNLTKSPGRKTPSKWDKGPFPGWLCPLPLSSISDLLPISQ, from the exons ATGGACGTGGCAACCCGACATGACCCAGAAGAGCCAGGAGGAGCCTCAAGCTTCAGTGGACCCGGAGAAACTGTCAGGTTCCCTCCTGCAGAACCTCCACCTAAAACTATGACCAGGGCCCAG CGGCCGCAATTGGGATCTCAGCTCTCCGCCCTCTGCCCCCCTTCTTCCACCCACCTCCCGCCTTTCCCGCCTGGTGCCGCTGGCAGAACGGGAACTGTGACTCAAGAGTCTGGAAGACAAGGGgcctgcccccccttccctcccccttccctcccccgtCCCTCCCTCCACATCCGGGCAGGCGTCTGGGCGGGTGGCCGGGCAGGAGCCAGCCTTGGCTGCCACCGAGGACCCTCCCACCTGACGTTCATCTGGGCTCCGGCCAAGGGCATCCTCCCGGCGGGGCAGACGCTCCACGTGGATTCCTACTGGCGGCGGCGGGAACAAGAGCGGCCGCCCCAACCATGCGACCCTGCCCGCCGCGTGCAGGGACTGTCCCCACCTTCCAGTGCGGGACTCCGAGGTCCAGAGAAGCTGTTCCACTTGCTTGGGTCACCCAGCAGACCTGGCATCGCGGGGCTATGGTGCCTGCAACGGCAGTGCCCGTTTGGCAAGTCCAAGGCGGCAGGCTGGGTGGAGCCGAGCCTTCACCAGTGTAGACAGACCACACGCTTCCCCAGGCACCTCCCAGGCAGGGCTGCCGACCTGTCCCCCAACTTCAGAGCTGGGCTCACCCTTCTCTCACTAGCCCTCAGACCCACACCAAGAAACAACTTGACCAAGAGTCCGGGAAGGAAAACACCCAGCAAATGGGACAAGGGGCCCTTCCCGGGGTGGCTTTGTCCCCTCCCACTCTCCTCCATTAGTGACCTCCTGCCCATCAGCCAGTGA